The following proteins are encoded in a genomic region of Natrinema sp. DC36:
- a CDS encoding Hvo_1808 family surface protein encodes MQPTRTRSSVALLAAVLAVMTVAGGLAGPLVATSSAAASDSASATTFDGVTTTTPDGPAAAMTDRTAVLESATASSAMAATQDSRPENPSTEDTVGYVEGYWYDDELAVDDQSNAVVDEDELDPVIYRAMARVETIRNVTFADEVAVDVVSRETYRQTNEERFANYTAAERLEQNVGYEALFTVDRETAASDATETVYGGAVKGYYDPATDEIVIVSENPETPELDELTLGHELVHALQDQRFNLSRLHGSTQDAELAVNGLAEGDASWVEREYEARCGSEWDCLSPSGGEQVGNFDVNWGIYFAVYQPYNDGPDYVDYLRKQGEGWSAVNAAYDHPPATTSAVIHPGSEREPTDVSVPDRSSDGWRQLTVDGEVANDTVGEAGMVAMFAADAMDGSQSSVISAGELFGSEEGSYDYDHSATDGWAGDKLVIYTTDEIDNESDPAAAGEAGYVWRTEWQSAGDSEEFLDGYRQLLDNHGAEAVDGHQDTFVIDDGGYAGAYYLEQNGTAATIVRAPSVAELSNVETGAAPEAAPIPGFSVTATVGAIAIALLGSATWFAVGRHRT; translated from the coding sequence ATGCAACCGACGCGCACACGCTCGTCCGTCGCTTTGCTCGCGGCCGTCCTCGCTGTGATGACGGTGGCGGGCGGGCTCGCCGGCCCGCTGGTGGCGACCAGTTCGGCCGCGGCGTCCGATAGCGCGTCCGCCACGACTTTCGACGGAGTAACCACTACGACTCCCGATGGGCCGGCCGCCGCGATGACCGATCGGACGGCAGTCCTCGAGTCGGCCACGGCATCGAGCGCGATGGCTGCGACACAGGATTCCCGTCCCGAGAACCCCTCGACCGAGGACACCGTCGGCTACGTCGAGGGCTACTGGTACGACGACGAGTTGGCCGTCGACGACCAGTCGAACGCGGTCGTCGACGAGGACGAACTCGATCCCGTTATCTATCGAGCGATGGCCCGCGTCGAGACGATCCGTAACGTGACCTTCGCGGACGAAGTCGCCGTCGACGTCGTCTCTCGGGAGACCTACCGGCAGACCAACGAGGAGCGCTTCGCGAACTACACCGCGGCCGAACGGCTCGAGCAGAACGTCGGCTACGAGGCGCTGTTCACGGTCGATCGGGAGACGGCGGCGTCCGACGCCACGGAGACGGTGTACGGCGGTGCCGTGAAGGGCTACTACGATCCTGCAACGGACGAGATCGTCATCGTCTCCGAGAACCCCGAGACGCCCGAACTGGACGAGCTGACGCTCGGCCACGAGCTCGTCCACGCGCTGCAGGATCAGCGCTTCAACCTGTCGCGGCTCCACGGCTCGACGCAGGACGCGGAACTGGCCGTCAACGGGCTGGCCGAAGGCGACGCCAGCTGGGTCGAGCGCGAGTACGAGGCGCGGTGTGGCTCCGAGTGGGACTGTCTCAGCCCGAGCGGCGGGGAGCAGGTCGGCAACTTCGACGTCAACTGGGGCATCTATTTCGCCGTCTATCAGCCCTACAACGACGGCCCCGACTACGTCGACTACCTGCGCAAGCAGGGCGAGGGCTGGTCGGCGGTCAACGCGGCCTACGACCACCCGCCCGCGACGACGTCTGCCGTGATCCACCCCGGCTCCGAGCGCGAGCCGACCGACGTCTCGGTCCCCGACCGCTCGAGCGACGGCTGGCGACAACTCACCGTCGACGGCGAGGTGGCGAACGACACCGTCGGCGAAGCAGGAATGGTCGCGATGTTCGCCGCCGACGCGATGGACGGGAGCCAGTCGTCGGTGATCAGCGCCGGCGAACTCTTCGGCAGCGAGGAAGGAAGCTACGACTACGACCACTCCGCTACCGACGGCTGGGCCGGCGACAAGCTGGTCATCTACACTACTGATGAGATCGATAACGAGAGCGACCCCGCCGCGGCCGGCGAGGCCGGCTACGTCTGGCGAACGGAGTGGCAGTCGGCCGGGGACTCCGAGGAGTTCCTCGACGGTTACCGCCAGCTACTCGACAACCACGGTGCCGAGGCGGTCGACGGACATCAGGACACCTTCGTGATCGACGATGGCGGCTACGCCGGCGCGTACTACCTCGAGCAGAACGGGACGGCGGCGACGATCGTTCGCGCCCCGTCGGTCGCGGAGCTGTCGAACGTCGAGACCGGTGCGGCACCCGAAGCCGCTCCCATTCCTGGTTTCAGTGTGACGGCCACAGTGGGCGCAATCGCGATCGCACTGCTCGGATCGGCGACCTGGTTCGCCGTCGGCCGCCACCGAACGTGA
- a CDS encoding Hvo_1808 family surface protein, with product MSRGRLFAVVVLVVLSGCALPGSPGGFDADRELGHVGDYAHDDVFEFDASDGITEAQLEAVKYRSMARIEVVRGLKYDRDVDLEVMSRAEYRSRRASNTENASAFSNEVWRGAFLVDGETDVNRAFDDLYGDSIQGYYVNDRIVIIIDDTDEIRIDRRILVHELTHALQDQRFGIARESETIDGVRAENGLLEGEASVVPDRYDRRCGGEWQCLPAVQPPTIGGETLADRPFNAGLFLSIYVPYAEGPPFVTDLTERGGWDAVDAAHEAPPRSTAQLIHPERYPDTDPVDIAIPDRSSDEWRPITDGGDGNDSESRTETIGEATLFATLWANGVIERPLTEGATERSQYNYSHPATAGWAGDSIHVYQRTDEPGQTGHVWRVAWESRADATEFADAYRQLLANRGAERVDTAGNGIYRISDGEAFEGAYRVSVTGETVEIVGAPTVGDLEAIHPTESGSNQGGSGAALEPATSLERTATAEPTATAASSRLAAPFPIEPPKTPRAPADG from the coding sequence ATGAGCCGAGGCCGACTGTTCGCCGTCGTCGTGCTGGTCGTACTCTCGGGCTGTGCGCTTCCCGGCTCCCCCGGCGGGTTCGACGCGGACCGCGAACTCGGGCACGTCGGCGACTACGCCCACGACGACGTCTTCGAATTCGATGCGAGCGACGGCATCACCGAGGCGCAACTCGAGGCCGTGAAGTACCGCTCGATGGCCCGGATCGAGGTCGTCCGCGGACTGAAATACGACCGCGACGTCGACCTCGAGGTGATGAGCCGCGCCGAGTACCGCTCCCGACGGGCGTCCAACACCGAGAATGCGTCGGCGTTTAGCAACGAGGTCTGGCGCGGGGCATTCCTTGTCGACGGCGAGACGGACGTCAATCGGGCGTTCGACGATCTCTACGGTGATTCTATTCAGGGTTACTACGTAAACGACCGGATCGTCATAATTATTGACGACACTGACGAGATCCGGATCGACCGGCGGATCCTGGTCCACGAGCTGACCCACGCGCTGCAGGATCAACGGTTCGGTATCGCTCGCGAGAGCGAGACGATCGACGGGGTCCGCGCTGAAAACGGCCTGCTCGAGGGCGAGGCGAGCGTCGTCCCCGATCGGTACGACCGCCGGTGCGGGGGCGAGTGGCAGTGTCTGCCGGCCGTACAGCCGCCGACGATCGGGGGTGAGACGCTCGCCGATCGCCCGTTCAACGCCGGGCTCTTCCTCTCGATCTACGTGCCCTACGCCGAGGGGCCGCCGTTCGTCACCGATCTCACCGAGCGCGGCGGCTGGGACGCTGTCGACGCCGCCCACGAGGCGCCGCCCCGGAGCACCGCCCAGCTGATCCACCCGGAGCGCTATCCGGATACTGACCCGGTCGACATCGCGATCCCGGACCGCTCGAGCGACGAGTGGCGACCGATCACGGACGGCGGAGACGGCAACGACAGCGAGAGCCGGACGGAGACGATCGGCGAAGCCACGCTGTTCGCGACGCTCTGGGCCAACGGCGTCATCGAGCGCCCGCTCACTGAAGGGGCAACCGAGCGCTCGCAGTACAACTACTCGCATCCCGCGACGGCCGGCTGGGCCGGGGATAGCATCCACGTGTACCAGCGGACGGACGAGCCCGGCCAGACCGGCCACGTCTGGCGGGTCGCCTGGGAGAGTCGCGCCGACGCGACTGAATTCGCCGATGCGTACCGGCAACTCCTCGCGAACCGCGGGGCCGAGCGGGTCGACACTGCTGGAAACGGCATCTACCGGATCTCCGACGGCGAGGCCTTCGAGGGCGCGTATCGCGTCTCCGTCACCGGCGAGACGGTCGAGATCGTCGGCGCGCCGACTGTCGGGGATCTCGAGGCGATTCACCCCACCGAATCGGGCTCGAACCAAGGTGGGTCCGGGGCAGCGCTCGAGCCTGCGACTTCCCTCGAGCGAACGGCCACCGCCGAACCGACCGCCACCGCCGCGTCGTCACGGCTCGCAGCGCCGTTTCCGATCGAGCCGCCGAAGACGCCGCGAGCGCCGGCAGACGGGTAG
- a CDS encoding nicotinate phosphoribosyltransferase, whose translation MSNPFETVPAAAILEGDATDAYFERTRTTLEHAGKNPRVVAEVTADQFPTGEFDVFTGVKDVATLFEGRAVDVDALPDGQLFDGGPVLRVEGPYLEFAELETSLLGFLSQPSGFATAALEARLAAPDSIVLSFGARHVHPSIATTVERAALLAGLDGFSHVAAGEILGREAGGTMPHALMFCFGEGNQAAAWTAFDEAVSEDVPRIALVDTFWDEKSESLLAAETLGDDLDGVRIDTTSSRRGDFRHIIREVRWELDARGHEGVDIFCSGGLEPETIRTLRDVADGFGVGSHITGADSVDFSLDIVEIEDEPISKRGKLSGVKDVYRTPDGGHHVALADRDGPDEGEALFEPLIRDGEVVREFDLEAASERCLADAGRVDFTTQ comes from the coding sequence ATGTCAAATCCGTTCGAAACCGTCCCCGCAGCGGCGATTCTCGAGGGGGACGCAACTGACGCCTACTTCGAGCGCACGCGGACCACGCTCGAGCACGCGGGCAAGAACCCCCGCGTCGTCGCCGAAGTAACCGCCGACCAGTTCCCGACGGGGGAGTTCGACGTGTTTACCGGCGTGAAAGACGTGGCGACGCTGTTCGAGGGCCGCGCCGTCGACGTCGACGCGCTCCCCGACGGCCAGCTGTTCGACGGCGGCCCCGTCCTCCGGGTCGAGGGCCCCTACCTCGAGTTCGCCGAACTCGAGACCTCGCTGCTCGGCTTCCTGTCCCAGCCCAGCGGGTTCGCGACGGCCGCGCTCGAGGCCAGACTGGCGGCCCCGGACTCGATCGTCCTCTCCTTCGGCGCGCGCCACGTCCATCCCTCGATCGCGACGACGGTCGAGCGGGCCGCGTTGCTCGCGGGTCTCGACGGCTTCTCCCACGTCGCGGCGGGCGAGATTCTGGGGCGAGAGGCGGGCGGAACGATGCCCCACGCGCTCATGTTCTGCTTCGGCGAGGGGAACCAGGCCGCGGCGTGGACGGCGTTCGACGAGGCCGTCAGCGAGGATGTCCCCCGGATCGCGCTGGTCGACACCTTCTGGGACGAGAAGAGCGAGAGCCTGCTGGCCGCCGAGACGCTCGGCGACGATCTCGACGGCGTTCGCATCGACACCACGAGTTCCCGTCGCGGCGACTTCCGGCACATCATCCGCGAAGTCCGCTGGGAACTCGACGCACGCGGTCACGAGGGCGTCGACATCTTCTGTAGCGGCGGCCTCGAGCCCGAAACCATCCGCACGCTGCGCGACGTCGCCGACGGCTTCGGCGTCGGCAGCCACATCACCGGCGCCGACTCGGTCGACTTCAGCCTCGATATCGTCGAAATCGAGGACGAGCCGATCTCCAAGCGGGGCAAACTATCGGGGGTCAAGGATGTCTACCGGACGCCCGACGGCGGCCACCACGTCGCACTGGCCGACCGCGACGGCCCCGACGAGGGCGAGGCGCTGTTCGAGCCGCTGATCCGGGACGGCGAGGTCGTCCGGGAGTTCGACCTCGAGGCGGCCAGCGAGCGGTGTCTGGCCGACGCCGGTCGGGTCGACTTCACAACTCAATAA
- a CDS encoding TIGR00296 family protein, whose amino-acid sequence MSQGQGVDLSYEDGARAVELARESVDSYVRHGQREQPGSMREAFYERTGAFVRLESTRGRGSLRGCAGGYHSDDQLGHVIVDAAIEAASEDSCGSEVSPSELPNLTVSVCTVRNVLLTDDPLADLELGTHGVAIDGGEGGWMYPTVPVENDWSAREYLDRTCRKAKLAPGAWQNDDVIVTLFEGQVFRERKADGSIEEL is encoded by the coding sequence ATGTCCCAGGGACAGGGCGTCGACCTTTCCTACGAGGACGGTGCGCGCGCGGTCGAACTCGCGCGTGAATCCGTCGACTCCTACGTACGACACGGGCAGCGAGAACAACCAGGCAGCATGCGCGAGGCCTTCTACGAGCGGACCGGTGCGTTCGTCCGCCTCGAGTCGACCCGCGGCCGGGGGAGCCTGCGGGGCTGTGCGGGTGGCTACCACTCGGACGATCAGCTCGGCCACGTCATCGTGGACGCGGCGATCGAGGCCGCCAGCGAGGACTCCTGTGGCTCGGAGGTGAGCCCCTCGGAGCTCCCGAACCTGACGGTTTCGGTCTGTACCGTCAGGAACGTGCTGCTAACGGACGACCCGCTGGCCGATCTCGAGCTCGGCACCCACGGCGTCGCCATCGACGGCGGCGAGGGCGGCTGGATGTATCCGACGGTGCCGGTCGAGAACGACTGGAGCGCCCGCGAGTACCTCGACCGAACCTGCCGGAAGGCGAAGCTCGCGCCGGGTGCCTGGCAGAACGACGACGTTATCGTCACGCTGTTCGAAGGCCAGGTCTTCCGCGAGCGAAAGGCCGACGGCAGCATCGAGGAACTCTGA